A genomic region of Eucalyptus grandis isolate ANBG69807.140 chromosome 5, ASM1654582v1, whole genome shotgun sequence contains the following coding sequences:
- the LOC120293356 gene encoding uncharacterized protein LOC120293356, which produces MGGYIETDECVRACGVDRDAVGISSDALLEPQFTAKLCSPACYRRCPNIIDLYYNLAAGEGVFLPDLCEMQWTNPHRAMIVLMSSGAAASPAGSESSDITAVAPAMSPM; this is translated from the exons ATGGGCGGGTACATTGAGACTGATGAATGCGTGCGCGCCTGTGGGGTCGATAGGGATGCCGTCGGCATCTCCTCGGACGCGCTCCTCGAGCCACAGTTCACCGCCAAGCTTTGCTCCCCGGCGTGTTACCGTAGATGCCCCAACATCATCGACCTCTACTACAATTTGGCTGCCGGAGAAG GAGTGTTTTTGCCGGACCTGTGCGAGATGCAATGGACCAATCCGCACCGTGCGATGATCGTGCTGATGAGCTCGGGTGCAGCTGCCAGTCCGGCGGGTAGCGAGTCCTCGGACATCACGGCCGTTGCTCCGGCTATGTCGCCCATGTAA